A single Lactuca sativa cultivar Salinas chromosome 8, Lsat_Salinas_v11, whole genome shotgun sequence DNA region contains:
- the LOC111908519 gene encoding kinesin-like protein NACK1, whose amino-acid sequence MSVRSVPGTPISKIEKTPIQTPGGSRVREEKIVVTVRLRPLNKREQLAKDNVSWECIDDHSIVYKPQLPLERVPQPSSFTFDKVFGPTTITETVYEDGVKTVALSALMGINATIFAYGQTSSGKTYTMRGITEKAVNDIYQHIMQTPERDFRIKISGLEIYNENVRDLLNSESGRNLKLLDDPEKGTVVEKLVEETATDDKHLRSLISVCEAQRQVGETALNDTSSRSHQIIRLTIESTLRETSDCVRSFVSSLNFVDLAGSERASQTHADGARLREGCHINLSLMTLTTVIRKLSVGKRSGHIPYRDSKLTRILQHSLGGNARTAIICTLSPASSHVEQSRNTLFFATRAKEVTNNAQVNMVVSDKQLVKHLQKEVSRLEAELRTPDPSNEKDSKIRQMEREIEELRRQRDQAVSQVDELRRKLQEEPKVSNPPQSSLPLAKKCLSFSGTLPSVIEGKEPTRFEKTRNTTVRQSMRQSSTAPFTLMHEIRKLEHLQEQLGEEANRALEVLQKEVACHRQGNQDAAETIAKLQAEIRDMCAIRPPPKDVDVENIVPVNKSVSANLKDEITRLHSQGSNIANLEEQLENVQKSIDKLIMSLPNNDQMKNQSKKKKSSPLTSSNAVNKPTFIRSPCSPLSSARDVFDAESENRAPENDDTVTGDTPAVSEKETPVKSEEGTPHRRSSSVNMRKMQKLFQNAAEENVRSIRTYVTELKERVAKLQYQKQLLVCQVLELEANEAAGYDVENDENTEDIAEVSPVPWHITFREQRQKIIELWDLCFVSIIHRTQFYMLFKGDPADEIYMEVELRRLSWLEQHLTEHGNATPARGGATDGPTISISSSLKSLKREREFLAKRLTTRLTTEERELLYMKWDVPLEGKQRRIQFVSKLWTNPHDAEHVQESAEIVAKLVGFREGGNLSKEMFELNFVLPSDNRPWIMGWNPISNLLNL is encoded by the exons ATGTCAGTAAGAAGTGTTCCTGGGACACCGATTTCAAAAATTGAAAAAACACCAATACAAACACCTGGAGGATCAAGAGTGCGTGAAGAGAAAATTGTTGTAACAGTTCGATTGAGACCTTTAAATAAAAGGGAACAGCTGGCAAAAGACAATGTATCATGGGAATGCATTGATGATCATTCTATTGTATATAAACCACAACTACCTCTTGAGCGTGTGCCTCAACCATCTTCCTTTACATTTG ATAAAGTTTTTGGCCCTACAACAATCACAGAAACTGTCTATGAGGATGGAGTCAAGACTGTTGCTTTATCTGCTCTAATGGGCATCAATG CTACCATATTTGCTTATGGTCAAACAAGTAGTGGAAAGACATATACTATGAGAGGAATCACAGAAAAAGCTGTCAATGATATTTATCAACACATAATGCAG ACTCCTGAAAGAGACTTCAGaataaagatatcaggcttagaAATCTACAATGAAAATGTAAGAGACTTGCTGAATTCAGAATCTGGACGCAATCTCAAGCTTCTAGATGATCCGGAG AAAGGAACAGTAGTTGAGAAGTTAGTGGAGGAAACAGCAACCGATGATAAACATTTAAGAAGTTTAATCAGTGTTTGTGAAG CTCAAAGACAAGTAGGCGAAACTGCTTTAAATGACACTAGTTCCCGATCACACCAAATAATAAGACTC ACAATTGAAAGTACACTTCGGGAGACTTCAGATTGTGTTAGATCCTTTGTCTCAAGCCTG AATTTTGTAGATTTAGCTGGAAGTGAAAGAGCATCACAGACACATGCTGATGGTGCTAGACTCAGGGAAGGGTGTCATATCAATCTTAGCTTGATGACTCTCACAACTGTAATTAGGAAGCTCAG TGTTGGAAAAAGAAGTGGACATATTCCATACAGAGACTCTAAGTTGACTCGCATACTACAACATTCGCTAGGTGGCAATGCTCGAACTGCTATTATATGCACTTTGAGCCCGGCCTCTAGCCATGTGGAGCAGTCGAGGAATACTCTCTTTTTTGCTACACGAGCAAAGGAAGTAACAAATAATGCCCAAGTTAACAtg GTTGTTTCGGATAAACAATTGGTTAAGCATTTGCAAAAGGAAGTTTCTAGATTGGAAGCTGAGTTACGTACTCCCGATCCATCAAATGAGAAAGATTCTAAAATTCGTCAG atGGAAAGGGAAATTGAAGAATTGAGGAGACAAAGAGATCAGGCAGTGTCACAAGTGGATGAGCTACGTCGTAAACTTCAAGAAGaaccaaag GTATCGAATCCACCACAATCATCACTTCCATTAGCCAAAAAATGTCTCTCGTTTTCCGGGACATTACCATCAGTCATCGAGGGAAAAGAACCAACGCGCTTCGAGAAAACACGAAACACAACAGTTCGACAAAGCATGCGTCAATCTTCAACAGCTCCATTCACACTCATGCACGAAATCAGGAAGCTAGAACACCTTCAAGAGCAGTTAGGTGAAGAAGCAAATAGAGCCCTAGAAGTTCTTCAAAAAGAGGTCGCGTGTCATCGCCAAGGTAACCAGGACGCCGCCGAGACAATCGCTAAATTACAGGCGGAGATTCGCGATATGTGCGCCATCCGACCACCGCCAAAAGACGTCGACGTTGAGAACATCGTCCCTGTTAACAAAAGCGTTAGCGCTAACCTAAAAGACGAAATCACTCGACTTCACTCTCAAGGGAGCAACATCGCGAaccttgaagaacaactcgaaAATGTCCAGAAGTCGATCGATAAATTGATCATGTCGCTTCCGAATAACGATCAGATGAAAAATCAATCGAAGAAGAAAAAATCGAGTCCTTTGACCTCCAGCAATGCGGTCAACAAGCCGACTTTTATAAGATCTCCTTGTTCACCTCTTTCATCTGCTCGGGATGTATTTGATGCGGAAAGTGAAAATAGAGCGCCGGAAAACGATGACACTGTCACCGGTGACACTCCGGCAGTGTCGGAGAAAGAGACTCCGGTGAAGAGTGAGGAAGGTACTCCACATCGACGTTCGAGTTCTGTTAATATGAGGAAAATGCAGAAATTGTTTCAAAATGCAGCGGAAGAGAACGTGAGAAGCATAAGAACTTATGTAACGGAGCTCAAAGAACGTGTAGCCAAACTACAATACCAAAAACAGCTACTTGTTTGCCAG GTGCTTGAGTTGGAAGCTAATGAAGCAGCAGGATATGATGTTGAAAATGATGAGAACACAGAAGATATAGCTGAGGTGTCCCCAGTTCCATGGCATATAACATTTAGAGAGCAAAGACAGAAGATAATTGAATTATGGGACCTCTGTTTTGTCTCGATCATCCATAGAACTCAATTCTATATGCTATTTAAGGGAGACCCAGCTGATGAGATTTACATGGAAGTCGAGCTGAGGCGACTCAGTTGGCTCGAACAACATTTAACCGAACATGGAAATGCAACCCCGGCTCGCGGTGGTGCTACAGACGGGCCCACAATCTCCATATCTTCAAG CCTTAAATCACTGAAGCGTGAAAGGGAGTTTCTAGCAAAGAGGTTAACGACACGTTTGACAACAGAAGAAAGAGAACTTCTATACATGAAATGGGACGTACCCCTCGAGGGAAAGCAACGTAGGATTCAATTTGTAAGCAAACTATGGACAAATCCACATGATGCTGAACATGTACAAGAAAGTGCAGAAATTGTTGCAAAGCTTGTTGGGTTCCGTGAAGGTGGAAATTTGTCTAAAGAAATGTTTGAGCTTAATTTCGTGCTTCCTTCTGATAATCGGCCATGGATCATGGGGTGGAACCCCATCTCAAATCTTCTCAATCTGTGA